In Electrophorus electricus isolate fEleEle1 chromosome 6, fEleEle1.pri, whole genome shotgun sequence, a single genomic region encodes these proteins:
- the LOC113573726 gene encoding 3-hydroxy-3-methylglutaryl-coenzyme A reductase-like — protein sequence MLTRLFRLHGLFVASHPLEVIVGTIAITICLMSMNAIAGGDQICKWNYRCPKVQEKIPSSDLIILTITRCIAIVYIYVQFRNLRQLGSKYMLGIAGLFTVFSSLVFSTVVIYFVGKELTGLNEALPFFLLLIDLSKACTLAKFALSSNSQEEVRENIAKGMAILGPAFTLDALVECLVIGVGTMSGVRQLELMCCFGCISVLANYFVFMTFFPACVSLVLELSREIREGRPIWQLSHFACVLEEEDTKSNPVTQRVKMIMSLVLALVHAHTRLLADSPTQNSTGSAVDLHGPRMDSDAVISSVDLEQVITLSLALLLAVKYVFFEQAETESSLSIKNPLTGSPIPLANRSMGESCCMRDLVPPKVLQRVTTDPLPAPVLSTQERDDVRPSLVTSGECSCSLVQRETAEEQSEEGELPNSAPTQHRPLQECLSILRNPEQGPRCLSDAEVMALVENRSIVAYRLEAVLETPQRGVAIRREMLANKLPHPLALEKLPYRHYDYFKVMGTNCENVIGYVPVPVGVAGPLLLDGKEFYIPMATTEGCLVASTNRGCRAITLSGGASGRVLADGMTRGPVVQLPSACRAAEVKSWLESSDGFSIVKQAFDHTSRFARLERLQISLAGRNLYIRFQSQTGDAMGMNMLSKGTEQALCRLQEQFPELRVLALSGNYCTDKKPAAINWIHGRGKSIVCEATIPGKVVREVLKTSTAALVELNISKNLVGSAMAGSIGGFNAQAANIVAAVYIACGQDPGQTVGSSNCITLMEAVGSEGEDLCISCTMPSIELGTVGGGTNLPPQQACLQMLGVQGSSSDSPGENARTMAQVVCAAVLAGELSLMAALAAGHLVKSHMILNRSKVNLSEMSESPPPEPS from the exons ATGTTAACCCGGCTCTTCAGGCTGCATGGCCTTTTTGTGGCTTCTCACCCATTGGAGGTGATCGTGGGAACTATCGCCATCACAATATGTCTCATGTCTATGAATGCCATCGCTGGAGGTGACCAGATCTGTAAATGGAACTACCGGTGTCCTAAAGTGCAAGAG AAAATCCCGAGCAGTGACCTCATCATCCTGACCATCACCAGGTGTATCGCCATCGTGTACATCTACGTTCAGTTCAGAAACCTGAGGCAGCTTGGCTCCAAGTACATGCTTG gcattGCTGGTCTTTTCACTGTGTTCTCCAGTCTTGTCTTCAGCACTGTGGTTATATACTTTGTTGGCAAGGAGCTCACCGGCCTCAA TGAAGCACTGCCATTCTTCCTGTTGTTGATCGACCTGTCTAAAGCCTGCACTTTGGCCAAGTTCGCACTGAGCTCAAACTCCCAG GAGGAGGTGCGGGAGAACATCGCTAAGGGCATGGCCATCCTGGGCCCAGCCTTCACCCTGGATGCTCTCGTGGAGTGTCTGGTGATTGGAGTAGGAACCATGTCTG GTGTGCGACAGCTGGAGCTCATGTGCTGTTTTGGCTGCATATCTGTCCTGGCCAACTACTTTGTCTTCATGACGTTCTTCCCTGCCTGTGTCTCACTGGTCCTGGAG CTGTCAAGAGAGATCCGAGAGGGCCGTCCAATCTGGCAGCTGagtcactttgcatgtgtgctGGAGGAGGAAGACACCAAATCCAACCCGGTCACTCAACGTGTCAAAATGATAATG TCTCTAGTTCTGGCACTAGTGCATGCCCACACACGGCTGCTGGCCGACTCTCCGACCCAGAATTCCACCGGCTCAGCTGTGGACCTGCACGGCCCCCGAATGGACTCGGATGCGGTCATAAGCAG tgtGGACTTGGAGCAGGTCATCACTTTGTCTCTGGCCCTGCTGCTGGCAGTGAAGTACGTCTTCTTTGagcaggcagagacagagtcCTCTTTGTCAATCAAAAACCCCTTGACTGGCTCCCCAATCCCCCTGGCCAATAGGAGCATGGGAGAGAGCTGTTGTATGAGGGACTTGGTCCCGCCCAAAGTTCTGCAGCGTGTAACCACTGACCCACTCCCGGCTCCTGTGCTCAGTACACAGGAGAGAG ATGATGTGCGTCCATCTCTGGTCACGTCTGGGGAGTGTTCATGTTCTCTGGtccagagagagactgcagaggAACAGTCAGAGGAGGGCGAGCTCCCTAACTCTGCGCCGACTCAACATCGCCCCCTACAGGAGTGTCTGAGCATACTCAGAAACCCAGAG CAAGGTCCACGTTGCCTTAGCGATGCTGAGGTGATGGCATTGGTGGAGAACAGGAGCATTGTAGCCTATCGTCTGGAGGCAGTGTTGGAGACTCCTCAGAGGGGTGTGGCCATACGGAGAGAGATGCTTGCGAATAAGTTGCCCCACCCGTTAGCCCTGGAGAAGCTGCCCTACAGACACTATGACTACTTTAAG GTAATGGGCACCAACTGTGAAAATGTGATTGGCTATGTGCCGGTACCGGTGGGAGTGGCTGGACCCCTGCTGTTGGACGGCAAAGAGTTCTATATCCCCATGGCAACCACAGAGGGCTGTTTAGTAGCCAGCACCAACCGAGGCTGCAGGGCCATTACA TTGTCAGGCGGGGCGAGCGGCCGTGTTTTGGCAGATGGGATGACCCGGGGTCCTGTTGTGCAGCTGCCCTCAGCCTGCAGGGCAGCAGAGGTCAAATCCTGGCTTGAGAGCTCTGATGGCTTCAGCATTGTCAAACAGGCCTTTGACCACACCAGCAG ATTTGCTCGGCTGGAGCGGCTACAGATCAGTCTGGCTGGCAGGAACCTCTACATCCGCTTTCAGTCTCAGACTGGAGATGCCATGGGCATGAACATGCTATCaaag GGCACGGAACAGGCACTGTGCAGACTCCAGGAGCAGTTTCCTGAGCTGCGGGTCTTGGCTCTCAGCGGTAACTATTGCACTGATAAAAAACCTGCAGCCATCAACTGGATCCACGGCAGGGGAAAGTCCATCGTGTGTGAGGCCACCATCCCCGGTAAAGTGGTCCGGGAG GTATTAAAGACGAGTACTGCAGCCCTGGTGGAGTTGAACATCAGTAAGAACCTGGTGGGCTCTGCCATGGCTGGCAGTATAGGTGGCTTCAACGCTCAGGCAGCTAACATAGTAGCAGCGGTCTACATCGCATGTGGACAG GACCCAGGACAGACAGTAGGCAGCAGTAACTGTATCACACTGATGGAGGCAGTGGGATCAGAGGGGGAAGATCTCTGTATCTCCTGCACCATGCCTTCTATAGAGCTGGGCACTGTGGGCGGAGGCACAAACCTGCCCCCACAGCAAGCCTGTTTACAG atgctggGTGTGCAGGGATCTAGTTCCGACAGTCCTGGTGAAAACGCCCGCACGATGGCACAGGTGGTATGTGCTGCAGTGTTGGCGGGAGAGCTCTCTCTCATGGCTGCCCTTGCGGCTGGGCACCTCGTCAAGAGTCACATGATTCTCAATAG GTCAAAAGTCAACCTTTCAGAAATGTCAGAATCACCACCACCAGAGCCCTCCTGA
- the si:ch211-241b2.5 gene encoding uncharacterized protein si:ch211-241b2.5 produces the protein MKWIVFTFLLAVTWPSVQALFTVEAEQDSYYAELHSEIKMACRFSRMQSSELLTVIWQRIVPTPIEDVYRLERGLENNNFTNERFRGRAQLVKEDLLKFRAVLELSQLQLNDSGMYRCIVKHQDVDYKQTKLTIWAPYTSVKKNIRRTGTEEVELSCQSQGFPLAKVIWRDGRLQSLMQGSRSTNETTSEGTWNITSRVTVHTNVISNYTCSFESENRDSQEATFRIPDEIFPEECQRCHASVAIAVVAVIVIVAVTSLVLHRRRKGQTHGRSSSMAKCISDANLMMTSTDFFLASANRKPDSVAFSSEVLMGKAEELRKALLGRSVAHSTASEVKKGFFPQQVYDRENQCVDIWAVLPEVGKTVLLEGEKGTGKTSVANWLASSWADSLGPDPLTSHLTIRQLLLVILVDFEEAKGDFFQVVKSRLPAEVGLETGDIREILQGPLDSLLILDSYKQGDREADESLVKFLKGRNACRVLVTACPGEHSALGETVRKELRLRTRPVQT, from the exons ATGAAGTGGATAGTGTTCACATTTCTACTTGCTGTCACGTGGCCTTCTGTCCAGG CCCTCTTCACCgtggaggcagagcaggattcATACTATGCCGAGCTCCACAGTGAAATTAAGATGGCATGTCGATTTTCACGCATGCAGAGCAGTGAATTGCTGACTGTCATCTGGCAGCGTATTGTGCCCACTCCCATCGAGGACGTCTACCGGCTGGAGAGGGGCCTCGAGAATAACAACTTCACCAACGAGCGATTTCGGGGCCGGGCCCAACTGGTGAAGGAAGACTTGCTGAAGTTCCGCGCCGTGCTCGAACTGTCCCAGCTCCAGCTCAACGACTCGGGGATGTACCGGTGTATCGTCAAACACCAGGATGTGGACTATAAGCAGACCAAACTCACCATTTGGG CCCCATACACCTCTGTGAAGAAAAACATTAGGAGAACAGGCACAGAAGAGGTTGAGCTTTCCTGTCAGTCCCAAGGTTTCCCATTGGCCAAGGTGATTTGGAGAGATGGCAGACTCCAAAGTCTGATGCAAGGGTCAAGAAGCACCAATGAAACGACCAGTGAGGGCACATGGAACATCACCAGCCGGGTGACTGTACACACCAACGTCATCAGCAACTACACCTGCTCCTTTGAAAGTGAGAACAGGGATAGCCAGGAAGCCACATTTCGTATCCCAG ATGAAATCTTCCCTGAGGAGTGTCAGCGGTGTCACGCATCTGTAGCCATCGCGGTGGTAGCAGTGATTGTGATCGTCGCTGTTACCTCTCTGGTTCTGCACAGAAGGAGGAAAG GACAAACACATGGTAGAAGCAGCTCAATGGCCAAATGCATTTCAGACGCAAATCTGATGATGACATCAACCGACT TTTTCCTTGCAAGCGCAAACAGGAAACCTGATAGCGTGGCTTTTTCTTCAGAGG tgctcATGGGTAAAGCAGAGGAGCTGAGAAAGGCGTTGCTGGGGAGATCTGtggcacacagcacagccagcgAGGTGAAGAAAGGGTTCTTCCCTCAGCAGGTTTACGACAG GGAAAACCAGTGTGTAGACATCTGGGCCGTCCTTCCAGAAGTGGGTAAGACTGTACTTCTGGAAGGGGAGAAAGGAACCGGCAAAACCTCCGTTGCCAACTGGCTGGCCTCTTCTTGGGCGGACAGCCTTGGGCCGGAccccctcacctctcacctgACCATCCGCCAGCTCCTCCTGGTCATTCTGGTGGACTTTGAGGAGGCCAAAGGTGATTTTTTTCAAGTGGTGAAGTCAAGGCTCCCCGCTGAAGTAGGCCTAGAGACAGGGGACATCAGAGAGATCCTACAGGGCCCTCTGGACAGTCTGCTCATCCTGGACAGTTACAAACAGGGGGACAGAGAGGCGGACGAGTCACTCGTCAAGTTCCTGAAAGGCCGCAACGCCTGTCGGGTGCTGGTCACGGCATGCCCGGGAGAGCACAGCGCTCTGGGGGAGACGGTTAGGAAAGAGTTGCGGCTTCGTACAAGGCCTGTGCAGACCTGA